A single genomic interval of Blattabacterium sp. (Nauphoeta cinerea) harbors:
- a CDS encoding DNA recombination protein RmuC, with protein MEFFFRKEFKDQQNEIQNLYKNSRIEINNSLVEIKIDLIQNVKIFQDSIDKKIQFYIESQDKKLDSIYTSQEKFIKFIENKIDEIRENVNDKLQTSLNVHLGKSFEIIGNQLFFLQEGLGEMKILAKDVSSLKRTLNHIKICGSFSEMQLSMLLQQILSPEQYACNVVTKSSTNFVVEFAIKLPGFGDGDMIWLPIDVKFPKETYEKVQKAYHNGEKKNIEIAIKNMESVIKKMSKDIQEKYIDPPHTTDFAILFLPFEGIYAEVARNSSLLEELLRKYKTVITGPSTLAAVLNSLQIGFKTLAIQKRSSEVWKILEMVKQEFKKFGLLLHQAQDKLQGASKDIDRLLGVRINLIEKKLKDVENL; from the coding sequence TTGGAATTTTTTTTTAGAAAAGAATTTAAAGATCAACAAAATGAAATTCAAAATTTATATAAAAATAGTAGAATTGAAATAAATAATTCATTAGTTGAAATAAAGATTGATTTGATACAAAATGTAAAAATATTTCAAGATTCTATTGATAAAAAAATTCAATTTTATATAGAGTCCCAAGATAAAAAATTAGATTCAATTTATACATCACAAGAAAAGTTTATTAAATTTATTGAGAATAAAATTGATGAAATCAGAGAAAATGTTAATGATAAACTTCAAACTTCTTTAAATGTGCATTTAGGGAAATCATTCGAAATAATTGGGAATCAATTATTTTTTTTACAAGAGGGATTAGGAGAAATGAAAATTTTAGCAAAAGATGTGAGTTCTTTAAAAAGAACTTTAAATCATATAAAAATATGTGGAAGTTTTAGTGAAATGCAGCTTTCAATGCTTTTACAACAAATATTATCTCCGGAACAATATGCTTGTAATGTTGTCACGAAATCTAGTACAAATTTTGTGGTAGAATTTGCAATTAAACTTCCTGGATTTGGAGATGGAGATATGATATGGTTACCTATTGATGTTAAGTTTCCAAAAGAAACTTATGAAAAAGTCCAGAAAGCTTATCATAATGGAGAAAAAAAAAATATAGAAATAGCTATAAAAAATATGGAATCTGTGATTAAAAAAATGTCCAAAGATATTCAAGAAAAATATATAGACCCTCCACATACTACTGATTTCGCTATTCTTTTTTTACCTTTTGAAGGTATATATGCTGAAGTTGCAAGAAATTCTAGTTTATTAGAAGAATTATTAAGAAAATACAAAACAGTAATTACAGGTCCGTCCACATTAGCTGCTGTATTAAACAGTTTACAAATTGGGTTCAAAACTTTAGCTATTCAAAAAAGAAGTTCTGAAGTTTGGAAAATTTTGGAAATGGTAAAACAAGAATTCAAAAAATTTGGATTATTACTTCATCAAGCTCAAGATAAATTGCAAGGAGCCTCCAAAGACATAGATAGATTATTAGGTGTTAGAATTAATTTGATAGAAAAAAAATTAAAAGATGTAGAAAATTTATAG
- a CDS encoding YebC/PmpR family DNA-binding transcriptional regulator — translation MSGHSKWSNIQHRKSNQDFKKSKKFSKFIKEISTAVKESGTNNSRFKNAILNARSVNIPKKTIEKAIKKALQIKTDDYKNLNLEGLIHGISIIIECMTNNSIRTSSHIKTLFNKNGGRLCHNGELSHFFHRMVVFCIKKKDIHHSMEDFQLMTIDFGAQDVIIDHCMVYLYTNLEYLGVMKNNLERLKIFHEYKIKRIPKQIKYLSEEKRNKVINFVDKLYLNEDVKNIYSNLDENKK, via the coding sequence ATGTCAGGACACAGTAAATGGTCAAATATACAACATAGGAAATCAAATCAAGATTTTAAAAAATCTAAAAAATTTTCTAAATTTATTAAAGAAATTTCTACAGCCGTCAAAGAATCAGGCACCAATAATTCTCGTTTCAAAAATGCAATTTTAAACGCAAGATCAGTTAATATTCCTAAAAAAACTATAGAAAAAGCGATAAAAAAAGCTTTACAAATCAAAACAGATGATTATAAAAATTTAAATTTAGAAGGACTAATTCATGGAATTAGTATAATTATAGAATGTATGACGAATAATAGCATTCGAACTAGTTCTCATATTAAAACACTTTTTAATAAAAATGGAGGAAGGTTATGTCATAATGGGGAATTAAGCCATTTTTTTCATAGAATGGTGGTTTTTTGTATTAAGAAAAAAGATATTCATCATTCAATGGAGGATTTTCAACTTATGACAATAGATTTTGGAGCTCAAGATGTTATAATAGATCATTGTATGGTTTATTTATACACTAACTTGGAATATTTGGGAGTGATGAAAAATAATTTAGAAAGACTAAAAATTTTTCATGAGTATAAAATCAAACGTATTCCAAAACAAATTAAGTATCTTTCAGAAGAAAAAAGAAACAAAGTTATAAATTTTGTTGATAAACTTTACCTGAATGAGGATGTAAAAAATATTTACTCAAACCTAGATGAAAATAAAAAGTAA
- the rpmB gene encoding 50S ribosomal protein L28 yields the protein MSKVCELTGKKAMIGNKVSHANNKKKRRFNINLCKKRFFLVKEKKWITLKICTSTIKLINKIGIEEVLKRFKYKKY from the coding sequence ATGTCAAAAGTTTGTGAATTGACAGGAAAAAAAGCAATGATCGGAAATAAGGTTTCTCATGCTAATAACAAAAAAAAACGTCGTTTTAATATTAATTTATGCAAAAAACGTTTCTTTTTAGTAAAAGAAAAAAAGTGGATTACTTTAAAAATTTGCACTTCTACTATTAAACTTATTAATAAAATAGGAATAGAAGAAGTTTTAAAACGTTTTAAATATAAAAAATATTGA
- the rpmG gene encoding 50S ribosomal protein L33, with protein MGKKGNRIQVILECIEQRKIGISGCSRYVTTKNKKNTPNRIELKKYNPILKKYTIHKEIK; from the coding sequence ATGGGAAAAAAAGGAAATAGAATACAAGTTATATTAGAATGTATTGAACAAAGAAAAATTGGAATTTCTGGTTGTTCTAGATATGTTACTACAAAAAATAAGAAAAATACTCCAAATAGAATTGAACTAAAGAAATATAATCCTATATTAAAAAAATATACGATTCATAAAGAAATTAAATAA
- a CDS encoding DUF4295 family protein, whose product MSKKSGDNSQKKKISKKMTLAIRIVKSKKSGSYTFEKKMISGKEIKVFFCKKAMNYNVFEKR is encoded by the coding sequence ATGTCTAAAAAAAGCGGGGATAATAGTCAAAAAAAAAAGATTTCAAAAAAAATGACTTTAGCTATAAGAATAGTGAAATCTAAAAAGTCAGGTTCTTATACTTTTGAAAAAAAAATGATATCTGGTAAAGAGATCAAGGTTTTTTTTTGCAAAAAAGCAATGAATTATAATGTTTTTGAAAAAAGATAA
- the ftsY gene encoding signal recognition particle-docking protein FtsY produces the protein MFLKKDKIFNHELKKTRESFLSKIKNIFLKKSKIDINVIDHIEEVLLSADIGTKTTIKIINNLETRIQKEKYRDSKEIYNILKEEIENLFLNIKYLFRKKNKKNNKKPYVILVVGVNGVGKTTTIGKLAFFLKKKGFHVVIGAADTFRAAAIDQLEIWSNHAGVPLIKQHIYADPASVAYDTLQSAKYKKKDVVLIDTAGRLQNRISLMEELSKISRVMKKIIPDSPHEIILILDATTGQNAFEQVKKFTSFVKISSIILTKIEGTAKGGVVIGIMDQFKIPIQYLGIGEKLQDLKIFDGKKFIDNFFEYK, from the coding sequence ATGTTTTTGAAAAAAGATAAAATATTCAACCATGAATTAAAAAAAACTAGAGAATCCTTCTTATCCAAGATAAAAAATATTTTTTTGAAAAAATCAAAAATAGATATCAATGTGATTGATCATATTGAAGAAGTATTATTATCTGCAGATATAGGTACGAAAACCACTATAAAAATTATTAATAACTTAGAAACAAGAATTCAAAAAGAAAAATATAGAGACTCTAAAGAGATTTATAATATTCTTAAAGAGGAAATTGAAAATCTTTTTTTAAATATTAAATATTTGTTTAGAAAGAAAAATAAAAAAAATAATAAAAAACCATATGTTATATTGGTAGTAGGAGTGAATGGAGTTGGAAAAACAACTACTATTGGTAAATTAGCTTTCTTTTTAAAGAAAAAAGGATTTCATGTTGTGATAGGCGCTGCAGATACATTTAGAGCCGCGGCTATTGATCAACTTGAAATATGGTCAAATCATGCTGGAGTTCCTTTAATCAAACAACATATATATGCAGATCCAGCATCTGTGGCGTATGATACTTTGCAATCTGCAAAATATAAAAAAAAAGATGTAGTCCTAATTGATACTGCTGGTCGATTACAAAATCGAATCAGTCTTATGGAAGAACTTTCTAAAATAAGCAGAGTCATGAAAAAAATAATTCCTGATTCCCCTCATGAGATTATCCTTATTTTAGATGCTACAACTGGTCAAAATGCTTTTGAACAGGTAAAAAAGTTTACCTCTTTTGTTAAAATTTCTTCTATTATTTTAACAAAAATAGAAGGAACAGCCAAAGGAGGAGTAGTAATAGGAATCATGGATCAATTTAAAATTCCTATTCAATACTTAGGAATAGGAGAAAAATTACAAGATCTAAAAATATTTGATGGAAAAAAATTTATTGATAATTTTTTTGAATACAAATAA
- the htpG gene encoding molecular chaperone HtpG has protein sequence MEINKINVTSDNIFPIIKKFLYSNQEVFLRELVSNAIDAIIKLKTLIQLENWDEITDNFQVKIIIDKINNTLHILDNGIGMTKEEVDKYINQIAFSGAEEFVKKYKNLSTTDSNIIGHFGLGFYSSFMVANKVVIYTQSYKKNASSIFWSCEGDPSFVMKEIEKKDRGTEIVLFINEDKKEFLDYDRIFKLLQKYCKFMPISISLSSKSKDNENKEKEIVVNNTNPAWKQNPLQLNDKNYLDFYHELYPNQLDDPLFWVHLNIDHPFHLTGVLYFPKIEKRIDLQKDKIHLYQNQVYITDNLEGVVPDFLSLLRGVIDSPDIPLNVSRSHLQYDASVQNISKYITRKVADKLDSMFRKNRDDFQKKWKNIKIIVEYGMISAQNFFEKAIKFFVFYTTDQNYFTLEEFKEKIKETQKNKEGKIVFLYSSDKEKQYSCIKEAKDRYYEVLIFDSPLSVHLIQKLEFSYQDICFVRVDSDHIDKLINFRKEEKYHSELSEKEKQDLKNLIQDHLMKNFQFSIQLEDLSKEDNPFLIIIPEFLRRIKEMNSTIEKDIIEEKDNKYYQLIVNTNHILMKKILKETSEEKRKKILQEALNLTLLSKDLLYGKNLTNFISKRLEDLIQE, from the coding sequence ATGGAAATTAATAAAATTAATGTGACTTCAGATAATATTTTTCCTATTATTAAAAAATTTCTTTATTCAAATCAAGAAGTTTTTTTACGTGAATTAGTTTCTAATGCTATAGATGCTATTATCAAATTAAAAACTTTAATCCAATTAGAAAATTGGGATGAAATTACTGATAATTTTCAAGTAAAAATTATCATAGATAAAATAAATAATACACTTCATATTTTAGATAATGGGATAGGCATGACGAAAGAGGAAGTAGATAAATATATAAACCAAATAGCTTTTTCTGGAGCTGAAGAATTTGTTAAAAAATATAAAAATTTATCTACAACGGACTCTAATATTATTGGACATTTTGGATTGGGTTTTTATTCTTCTTTTATGGTAGCAAATAAAGTTGTAATATACACGCAATCTTATAAAAAAAATGCATCATCTATATTTTGGTCTTGTGAAGGGGATCCAAGTTTTGTAATGAAAGAAATTGAAAAAAAAGATAGAGGGACAGAAATTGTTTTATTTATTAATGAAGATAAGAAAGAATTTTTGGATTATGATCGTATTTTTAAACTATTACAAAAATATTGTAAATTCATGCCCATAAGTATTTCTTTATCCTCAAAATCAAAGGATAATGAAAATAAAGAAAAAGAAATTGTTGTCAATAATACAAATCCTGCTTGGAAACAAAATCCACTTCAATTAAACGATAAAAATTATTTGGATTTTTATCATGAATTATATCCAAATCAATTAGATGATCCTTTATTTTGGGTGCATTTAAATATAGATCATCCTTTTCATTTAACAGGTGTTTTATATTTTCCTAAAATAGAAAAAAGAATAGATCTACAAAAAGATAAAATTCATTTGTATCAAAATCAAGTTTATATTACAGATAATTTAGAAGGAGTTGTTCCAGATTTTCTTAGTTTATTAAGAGGAGTTATAGATTCTCCAGATATTCCTCTTAATGTTTCACGTTCTCATTTACAATATGATGCATCTGTTCAAAATATATCTAAATATATAACAAGAAAAGTAGCAGATAAGTTAGATTCTATGTTTAGAAAAAACAGAGATGATTTTCAAAAAAAATGGAAAAATATAAAAATTATAGTAGAGTATGGAATGATTAGTGCGCAAAATTTCTTTGAAAAAGCTATAAAATTTTTTGTTTTTTATACTACAGATCAAAATTATTTTACGTTAGAAGAATTTAAGGAAAAAATAAAAGAAACTCAAAAAAATAAAGAAGGAAAAATTGTTTTTCTTTATTCTTCAGATAAAGAAAAACAATATAGTTGTATAAAAGAAGCTAAAGATAGATACTATGAAGTTTTAATTTTTGATAGTCCACTTTCAGTTCATTTAATACAGAAATTAGAGTTTTCTTATCAAGACATTTGTTTTGTGCGAGTGGATTCAGATCATATCGATAAGTTAATTAATTTTAGAAAAGAAGAGAAATATCATTCAGAACTTTCTGAAAAAGAAAAACAAGATTTAAAAAATCTTATTCAAGATCATTTAATGAAAAATTTCCAATTTTCTATACAATTAGAAGATTTATCCAAAGAGGATAATCCTTTTTTAATTATTATTCCAGAATTTTTGAGGAGAATAAAAGAAATGAATTCTACTATAGAAAAAGATATCATAGAAGAAAAAGATAATAAATATTATCAATTAATAGTTAATACAAATCATATTTTGATGAAAAAAATATTAAAAGAAACATCAGAAGAAAAAAGAAAAAAAATTCTTCAAGAAGCTTTAAATTTAACTCTGTTATCCAAAGATTTATTATATGGAAAAAATCTTACAAATTTTATATCAAAAAGATTAGAAGATCTTATACAAGAATAA
- a CDS encoding 3'-5' exonuclease, with protein MKLKLHRPICFFDIEATGINIGKDRIIEISILKIFPNSRQEDQTWLICPGIPIPPQSTAIHGIKDEDVAGKLKFKDVASSIFRMIENTDLAGYNSNRFDIPILAEEMLRAGISFDIKKHKTIDVQVIFHKMEPRTLSAAYKYYCSKNLMKAHSSRADTFATYEILLAQLEKYENLKRDVKSLNQFSHQKNIADLAGFIKIDEKGNEIFNFGKYKGKKVFEIFEKDPNYYSWIQNSDFPLYTKKILTGIKLKKFNK; from the coding sequence ATGAAATTAAAACTTCATCGTCCTATTTGTTTTTTTGATATAGAGGCAACAGGAATCAATATAGGAAAAGATAGAATCATAGAAATATCTATATTAAAAATATTTCCTAATAGTAGACAAGAAGATCAAACTTGGTTAATTTGTCCTGGAATTCCTATTCCTCCACAATCAACAGCTATTCATGGTATTAAAGATGAAGATGTGGCAGGAAAACTGAAATTCAAAGATGTAGCTTCTTCTATTTTTAGAATGATTGAAAATACAGATTTAGCAGGGTATAATTCTAACAGATTTGATATCCCAATTTTAGCAGAAGAAATGCTTCGCGCAGGAATATCTTTTGATATTAAAAAACATAAAACTATAGATGTACAAGTCATTTTTCACAAAATGGAACCAAGAACTCTTTCTGCTGCTTATAAATATTATTGTAGTAAAAATCTTATGAAAGCCCATAGCTCTAGAGCTGATACATTTGCTACGTATGAAATATTATTAGCGCAATTAGAAAAATATGAAAATTTAAAAAGAGATGTAAAAAGTCTAAATCAATTTTCTCATCAAAAAAATATAGCAGATCTTGCTGGGTTTATAAAAATAGATGAAAAGGGAAATGAAATATTTAATTTTGGAAAATATAAAGGGAAAAAAGTTTTCGAAATTTTTGAAAAAGATCCTAATTATTATAGTTGGATACAAAATTCCGATTTTCCATTATATACAAAAAAAATATTAACAGGAATCAAATTAAAAAAATTTAATAAATAA
- a CDS encoding CDP-alcohol phosphatidyltransferase family protein — protein sequence MIKIIPNIFTSLNLFFGCISIIFLQSKDFNYSAIATLFSIIFDFLDGFFSRLIKNQKLFGKELDSLADMVSFGIVPSIIVFLLLEKKTPIPFIEYSAFFISIASAYRLAKFNIFTYCKNYIIGLTTPINTLFFSSLSLIITNDNIPFFQKKIIYLITMLLIIFLSCYLLVSHIPMFSFNFENFSWKKNKIRYIFLLISTFLLLTLHMRGVPCIIIFYIIISIYFHRSKQKIHN from the coding sequence TTGATAAAAATAATTCCTAATATATTTACTTCATTAAATTTATTTTTTGGATGCATATCTATAATATTTTTACAATCTAAAGATTTTAATTATTCTGCTATTGCTACTTTATTTTCAATAATTTTTGATTTTTTGGATGGTTTTTTTTCTAGATTGATAAAAAATCAAAAATTATTTGGGAAAGAATTAGATTCTTTAGCAGATATGGTTTCTTTCGGAATAGTTCCATCTATAATAGTTTTTCTTTTGTTGGAAAAAAAAACACCGATTCCATTTATTGAATATTCAGCTTTTTTTATTTCCATTGCCTCTGCATATCGTCTAGCTAAATTTAATATTTTTACTTATTGTAAAAATTATATTATAGGACTAACAACCCCCATAAACACCCTATTTTTTTCTTCTTTATCTCTTATTATTACAAATGATAATATTCCTTTTTTTCAAAAAAAAATCATATATCTTATTACAATGCTTTTGATAATATTCTTATCCTGTTATCTTTTAGTGTCTCATATTCCAATGTTCTCTTTTAACTTTGAAAACTTTTCTTGGAAAAAGAATAAAATACGTTATATTTTTTTATTAATTAGTACATTTCTTTTATTAACTTTACATATGAGGGGGGTTCCATGTATTATTATTTTTTATATAATAATTTCAATCTATTTTCATAGATCAAAACAAAAAATTCATAATTAA
- the ybeY gene encoding rRNA maturation RNase YbeY, whose protein sequence is MINFFYEISNFQIQKGSSLINEICILLNNEGMYIGNINYIFCDDNFILDMNQKYLRKNFYTDVLAFDYSVNQYISGDIFISVDRVSENSKKWGQFFIYELKRVMIHAILHFLGYDDHHHINKEIMKKKEEFYLNLFQ, encoded by the coding sequence ATGATTAATTTTTTTTATGAAATTTCTAATTTTCAGATTCAAAAAGGATCTTCATTAATTAATGAAATTTGTATTTTATTAAATAATGAAGGTATGTATATTGGAAATATTAATTATATTTTTTGTGATGATAATTTTATTTTAGATATGAATCAAAAATATTTGAGAAAAAATTTTTATACAGATGTGCTTGCGTTTGATTATTCTGTCAATCAATATATATCCGGAGATATATTTATTAGTGTAGATCGAGTTAGTGAAAATTCTAAAAAATGGGGTCAGTTTTTTATATATGAATTAAAACGTGTTATGATACATGCTATATTACATTTTTTAGGATATGATGATCATCATCATATAAATAAAGAAATTATGAAAAAAAAAGAAGAGTTTTATTTAAATTTATTTCAATAA
- the mnmG gene encoding tRNA uridine-5-carboxymethylaminomethyl(34) synthesis enzyme MnmG: MFLDIYDVIVVGGGHAGVEAASASSNMGSKTLLITTNLQTIAQMSCNPAIGGIAKGQIIREIDALGGYSGIVADSSTIQFRMLNKSKGPAVWSPRAQCDRKLFSYYWRFFIEKNARLDLYQDTVTSLIIEQYKVKGVQTYFGLKIKGRSVILTNGTFLNGKIHIGKKKINGGRIAEKEVTGITEQLTKNFGFRFGRMKTGTSPRVDGRSLNYDKMRSQNGDINPKKFSFFYNTKKLKEQRKCYITYTNKKLHDFIRNNFIDSPIYTGLIQGVSPRYCPSIEEKVLRFSDKEEHTIFVEPEGWDTVEVYVNGFSTSFPEKIQFQSLKQISGFEKVKILKPGYAIEYDYFPPEQLKITLESKIIENLFFAGQINGTTGYEEAAAQGLMAGINVHLKIHQKEPFILKRNQAYIGVLIDDLITKGTKEPYRMFTSRAEYRMLLRQDNADERLTPMGYNIGLISKEKMYKLDKKQSKIKKCMFLFQNKNFDPKTINPILSAKNSSKIYHEKKIETILSRSEIDVEDIVSIPFLTEEIKKNNFYQEILEQVSIRIKYKGYIDREKENAKKLLKLENIKIPNNFDYKSIKSLSLEAKEKLDYYRPISLAQASRISGISPSDLSVLLIHMGR, from the coding sequence ATGTTTTTAGATATATATGATGTTATTGTGGTTGGTGGAGGGCATGCAGGTGTTGAAGCTGCTTCTGCATCTTCTAATATGGGATCTAAAACTTTGCTTATCACTACTAATTTGCAAACTATAGCTCAAATGTCATGTAATCCCGCTATTGGAGGAATCGCTAAAGGTCAGATTATTAGAGAAATAGATGCTTTAGGGGGGTATTCTGGGATAGTTGCAGATTCTAGTACTATTCAATTTAGAATGCTTAATAAATCTAAAGGACCTGCTGTATGGAGTCCAAGGGCTCAATGTGATAGAAAATTATTTTCTTATTATTGGAGATTTTTTATAGAAAAAAATGCTAGATTAGATCTGTACCAAGATACAGTAACATCTTTAATAATAGAACAGTATAAAGTGAAAGGCGTTCAAACTTATTTCGGATTAAAAATTAAAGGAAGATCAGTAATACTTACAAATGGTACTTTTTTAAATGGAAAAATACATATTGGAAAAAAAAAAATAAATGGAGGAAGAATAGCAGAAAAAGAAGTAACAGGTATTACGGAACAATTAACTAAAAATTTTGGATTTAGGTTTGGAAGAATGAAAACAGGAACATCCCCAAGAGTAGATGGACGTTCTTTAAATTATGATAAGATGAGGTCTCAAAATGGAGATATAAATCCCAAAAAATTTTCTTTTTTTTATAATACAAAAAAATTGAAAGAACAAAGAAAATGTTACATTACTTACACCAATAAAAAATTACATGATTTTATACGTAATAATTTCATCGATTCTCCAATTTATACAGGGTTGATTCAAGGTGTTAGTCCTAGATATTGTCCTTCTATAGAAGAAAAAGTTTTACGGTTTTCTGATAAAGAAGAACATACAATTTTTGTTGAACCAGAAGGATGGGATACTGTAGAAGTATATGTGAATGGGTTCTCAACATCCTTTCCAGAAAAAATCCAATTTCAATCTTTGAAACAAATTTCAGGTTTTGAAAAAGTAAAAATATTAAAGCCTGGATATGCTATTGAATACGATTATTTTCCCCCAGAACAATTAAAAATTACTTTAGAAAGCAAAATTATAGAAAATCTTTTTTTTGCCGGACAAATTAATGGGACAACTGGATATGAAGAAGCGGCGGCACAAGGATTAATGGCAGGAATCAATGTTCATTTAAAAATTCACCAAAAAGAACCATTTATTCTCAAAAGAAATCAAGCTTATATTGGTGTTTTAATAGACGATTTGATTACAAAAGGGACGAAAGAACCTTACAGAATGTTTACTTCAAGAGCTGAATATAGAATGTTATTAAGACAAGATAATGCGGATGAAAGATTAACTCCTATGGGATATAATATAGGCTTAATTTCAAAGGAAAAAATGTATAAATTAGATAAAAAACAATCTAAAATTAAAAAATGTATGTTTTTATTCCAAAATAAAAATTTTGATCCCAAGACTATAAATCCTATATTGAGTGCTAAAAATTCTTCTAAAATATATCATGAAAAAAAAATAGAAACCATTTTATCTCGTTCTGAGATTGATGTAGAAGACATTGTTTCCATTCCATTTTTAACAGAGGAAATTAAAAAAAACAATTTTTATCAGGAAATATTGGAACAAGTTTCTATCAGAATAAAATATAAAGGGTACATAGATAGAGAAAAAGAGAATGCAAAAAAATTATTGAAATTGGAAAATATTAAAATTCCGAATAATTTTGATTACAAATCAATTAAATCACTTTCTTTAGAAGCAAAAGAAAAATTAGATTATTATCGTCCAATATCATTAGCTCAAGCTTCAAGAATTAGTGGAATTTCTCCTTCAGATTTAAGTGTTTTACTCATTCATATGGGTCGTTAG
- a CDS encoding septum formation initiator family protein, with translation MLKEKKYRIFKNKYFWIIVFFFIWISFFDSNSLMLHYKFKKNIKEMTYNRDFLKKKILLEGIKLEKLTADPKYLEKLAREKFYMKKEDEDLFILNNRK, from the coding sequence ATGTTAAAAGAAAAAAAATACAGGATCTTTAAAAATAAATATTTTTGGATTATCGTTTTTTTCTTCATATGGATATCTTTTTTTGATTCGAATTCTTTAATGTTACATTATAAGTTTAAAAAAAATATTAAGGAAATGACATACAACAGAGATTTTCTGAAAAAAAAGATTTTATTAGAAGGAATTAAACTAGAAAAATTAACCGCAGACCCTAAATATCTTGAAAAATTGGCAAGAGAAAAATTTTACATGAAAAAAGAAGATGAAGATTTGTTTATTCTAAACAATAGAAAATAA